The following proteins are co-located in the Paludibaculum fermentans genome:
- a CDS encoding 4Fe-4S binding protein has translation MNPLPSDEPEVKPLDADIVCVGYGPATAGFLTTLTRGLQEESGQALESRAMPGLPPQVLCYERADDIAFGVSGVVTRGRAIRATFPELPLEEIPMATRVSDEKLVYLLDPVGASRRPALMQLADKVLQAFGVKQSGWELPYCPDFLHKRDGFILSLGQFNQWTGQQVMMSGLAQIWPSTPVSEALIENDKVAGVVLAGDGTEVRAELTVVGDGPVGPVGRRLDEVMGMPAGHARDEWAVGMKMVVELPESCTLPEGTVFHTIGYPEPEIFGFFYVHPGRVASVGIFVPSWLETPARTAYRYLQHFVQHPYLWQHLEGGRMRSWGAKSLLESGRRGEPHLCGDGYARIGEGSGSTNVLTGSGVDEAWLTGTQLAEAVLEIYRAGLPFSQENLKTRYEARRRRSWLEEESIIAERARNGFQRGVLTGFIGMGLAGLTKGRVYVPRPVEDKKAARLEDFYVGRVSHSQIEKIRERCARDGKPLHDALMDAAGWPPIQFDGQLLVSHQDALLMGGKVQAPSDTPDHVVFLEPDVCIACHDKICIEICSGEAIHPGSGVPAFDHEKCVHCGACLWNCPLENIEFCAAPGGLHSAEN, from the coding sequence ATGAATCCTCTGCCCAGCGACGAGCCCGAAGTCAAACCGCTTGACGCCGATATCGTGTGTGTCGGCTACGGTCCGGCGACAGCGGGCTTCCTCACCACGCTCACGCGCGGCCTGCAGGAAGAATCCGGCCAGGCCCTCGAGTCCCGAGCCATGCCCGGCCTGCCGCCGCAGGTCCTCTGCTATGAGCGCGCCGACGACATCGCCTTCGGAGTCTCCGGCGTCGTCACCCGGGGCCGCGCCATCCGCGCGACCTTTCCCGAACTGCCGCTGGAAGAGATCCCGATGGCCACGCGGGTCAGCGACGAGAAGCTCGTCTACCTGCTCGACCCCGTCGGCGCCAGCCGCCGCCCGGCACTGATGCAACTGGCCGACAAGGTGCTGCAGGCCTTCGGCGTGAAGCAGAGCGGTTGGGAGCTGCCCTACTGCCCGGACTTCCTCCACAAGCGCGACGGCTTCATCCTCTCCCTGGGCCAGTTCAATCAATGGACCGGCCAGCAGGTGATGATGTCCGGCCTGGCGCAGATCTGGCCGTCCACGCCCGTGTCGGAAGCGCTCATCGAGAACGACAAGGTCGCCGGCGTCGTCCTGGCCGGCGATGGGACGGAAGTGCGCGCCGAGCTCACGGTGGTCGGCGACGGCCCCGTCGGTCCGGTCGGCCGCCGTCTCGACGAAGTCATGGGTATGCCCGCCGGCCACGCCCGCGACGAGTGGGCCGTCGGCATGAAGATGGTCGTCGAGCTGCCTGAGTCCTGCACGCTGCCCGAAGGCACGGTCTTCCACACCATCGGCTATCCCGAACCCGAGATCTTCGGCTTCTTCTACGTCCATCCGGGCCGCGTCGCCTCGGTTGGCATCTTCGTCCCGTCGTGGCTCGAAACCCCGGCCCGCACGGCCTACCGCTACCTGCAGCACTTCGTCCAGCACCCCTACCTCTGGCAGCATCTCGAAGGCGGACGCATGCGCAGTTGGGGCGCCAAGTCCTTGCTGGAGAGCGGACGCCGCGGCGAACCGCATCTGTGCGGCGACGGCTATGCCCGCATCGGCGAAGGCTCCGGCTCGACCAACGTGCTCACCGGCTCCGGCGTCGACGAAGCCTGGCTCACCGGCACTCAACTAGCCGAGGCTGTGCTGGAGATCTACCGCGCCGGCCTGCCGTTCTCCCAGGAGAATCTGAAGACCCGCTACGAAGCGCGCCGCCGCCGTTCGTGGCTCGAAGAGGAATCGATCATCGCCGAGAGGGCCCGCAACGGCTTCCAGCGCGGAGTCCTCACCGGCTTCATCGGCATGGGGCTGGCCGGCCTCACCAAGGGCCGCGTCTACGTGCCTCGTCCGGTGGAGGACAAGAAAGCGGCGCGGTTGGAAGACTTCTATGTCGGCCGTGTGTCGCACTCCCAGATCGAGAAGATCCGCGAGCGCTGCGCCCGCGACGGCAAGCCGCTGCACGACGCCCTGATGGACGCCGCCGGCTGGCCGCCCATCCAGTTTGACGGCCAGTTGCTGGTCTCCCACCAGGACGCCCTGCTGATGGGCGGGAAGGTCCAGGCCCCGTCCGATACGCCCGACCACGTCGTGTTCCTGGAGCCGGATGTCTGCATCGCCTGCCACGACAAGATCTGCATCGAGATCTGCTCCGGCGAAGCGATCCACCCGGGCTCCGGCGTGCCCGCCTTCGACCACGAGAAGTGCGTCCACTGCGGCGCCTGCCTCTGGAACTGTCCCCTGGAAAACATCGAGTTCTGTGCCGCCCCCGGAGGCCTGCACAGCGCGGAGAACTGA
- a CDS encoding electron transfer flavoprotein subunit beta, with amino-acid sequence MPYQIIVCGGLAPDPLQTLEPVTTPAGPGLKNELMLPAVFDPWAGHALYEAANLAKNVPGSVIKVVSIAPKAKLQQVMMTVAQKLPFELVPLDGPGGGFTDSASVATALADAIAAIPGLDKSQMLLFGGWESATRGAGVVMQMVGEKLGITEQFLAVDELKVDESGALIIKERVEGGRHQVSKCAAPPAVLAWATGNLPEPSNHPQTGMANMRAMMPALQKAKAAALTSTLSYASVALPAVTRQTKIVKDVPAAQIAQELADWIKQ; translated from the coding sequence ATGCCATACCAAATCATCGTTTGCGGAGGGCTCGCGCCCGATCCGCTACAAACCCTGGAACCGGTCACCACACCGGCGGGCCCGGGCCTGAAGAACGAGTTGATGCTGCCCGCGGTTTTCGATCCCTGGGCCGGCCACGCGCTCTATGAAGCCGCCAACCTGGCGAAGAACGTGCCCGGCTCCGTCATCAAAGTCGTGAGCATCGCCCCCAAAGCCAAGCTGCAGCAGGTAATGATGACCGTCGCGCAGAAGCTGCCCTTTGAACTCGTCCCGCTGGATGGACCCGGCGGCGGCTTCACTGATTCCGCTTCCGTTGCCACCGCCCTGGCCGACGCCATTGCGGCCATCCCCGGCCTCGACAAGTCCCAGATGCTGCTCTTCGGCGGCTGGGAATCGGCCACCCGCGGAGCCGGCGTCGTCATGCAGATGGTGGGCGAGAAGCTCGGCATCACTGAGCAGTTCCTGGCCGTCGACGAACTGAAGGTCGACGAATCCGGCGCGCTGATCATCAAGGAACGTGTGGAAGGCGGACGCCACCAGGTGTCGAAGTGCGCCGCGCCGCCGGCCGTCCTGGCCTGGGCCACCGGCAATCTGCCCGAGCCCTCCAACCACCCCCAGACCGGCATGGCCAACATGCGCGCCATGATGCCCGCCCTGCAGAAGGCCAAGGCCGCGGCTTTGACGTCGACCCTCAGCTACGCCTCGGTCGCCCTGCCCGCCGTCACCCGCCAGACGAAGATCGTGAAGGATGTTCCGGCCGCCCAGATCGCCCAGGAACTCGCCGACTGGATCAAGCAATAA
- a CDS encoding electron transfer flavoprotein subunit alpha: MEPILVLLHTTDEGALPKAALETLAVAQTLGTYHLAVLGANAAAAAQSVSAGALSVRAIEGDAVAVSRYATDAVAAQALATASGATVILAPCTLRFQRALPGVAARLNGACDTHVVAVDPDLSIHRWYYRQRMEATQSRTARPWFVLIEPGAADPCAAQPGAAAEVLPCAVETRTEVIGYQSPNADQQTIRPDAQLLFVAGAGWTKKQKDGQTHTDEAGSLILNFVQHNKTSLGSSKSLVDLSGEGQAVLPFLTHLHQVGQTGSTPRHRKGLSTCCHGEEPHVVGWRFINERRAINLDAACGWARGKADVLYVADAFEVMRELAKLL; the protein is encoded by the coding sequence ATGGAACCCATTCTCGTCCTACTTCACACCACCGACGAAGGCGCTCTGCCCAAAGCGGCCCTGGAGACCCTGGCCGTCGCCCAAACGCTCGGTACGTATCATCTGGCTGTCCTCGGCGCGAATGCCGCGGCCGCTGCCCAGTCCGTTTCCGCGGGCGCCCTCAGTGTACGCGCCATCGAAGGCGATGCCGTGGCGGTCTCCCGCTACGCCACCGACGCAGTCGCGGCCCAGGCCCTCGCCACGGCCAGCGGAGCCACGGTGATCCTCGCCCCGTGCACCCTGCGCTTCCAGCGCGCCCTGCCCGGCGTGGCCGCCCGCCTCAACGGAGCCTGCGACACCCACGTCGTCGCGGTCGACCCGGATCTCTCGATCCACCGCTGGTACTACCGACAGCGCATGGAAGCCACCCAGAGCCGCACGGCCCGTCCGTGGTTCGTCCTGATCGAGCCCGGAGCCGCCGACCCCTGTGCCGCCCAACCCGGAGCCGCCGCCGAAGTGCTGCCCTGCGCGGTGGAGACCCGAACCGAAGTCATCGGCTACCAGTCGCCCAACGCCGACCAGCAGACGATCCGTCCCGACGCGCAACTTCTCTTTGTGGCCGGAGCGGGCTGGACCAAGAAGCAGAAGGACGGCCAGACGCATACCGACGAAGCGGGTAGCCTGATCCTGAACTTCGTCCAGCACAACAAGACGTCCTTAGGCTCGTCGAAGTCGCTGGTGGATCTCTCCGGAGAAGGCCAGGCGGTGCTGCCGTTCCTGACGCATCTCCATCAGGTAGGCCAGACCGGCTCGACCCCCCGCCATCGCAAGGGCCTGTCGACCTGCTGCCACGGCGAGGAACCGCACGTAGTGGGCTGGCGCTTCATCAACGAGCGCCGGGCGATCAACTTGGACGCTGCCTGCGGCTGGGCAAGAGGCAAAGCCGATGTCCTGTATGTCGCCGACGCGTTTGAAGTGATGCGCGAGCTGGCCAAGTTGCTGTAG
- a CDS encoding transposase, giving the protein MTYLITFACYGCHLHGSASGSVDRNHNKPGTPVLLANALRHSADAARMEQPAYLLDATRREAILATTREVCAYRGWTLLAAQVRTTHVHLVIRAEAPPERVMRDIKGYSSRRLNALDPDEPDRKRWARHGSTRWLWKPLEVVAAIQYVVEEQGAPMSVYRADEETEA; this is encoded by the coding sequence GTGACCTACCTGATCACCTTCGCCTGCTATGGATGCCATCTCCACGGCAGCGCCAGCGGCTCGGTCGACCGCAACCATAACAAACCCGGCACACCGGTCCTCCTGGCCAACGCCCTACGTCATTCCGCCGACGCGGCGCGCATGGAGCAGCCAGCCTACTTACTGGACGCAACGCGGCGGGAAGCAATCCTGGCGACGACGCGTGAAGTGTGCGCCTACCGAGGTTGGACTTTGCTCGCCGCCCAAGTCCGCACAACCCACGTCCACCTCGTCATCCGTGCGGAGGCGCCGCCGGAGCGGGTCATGAGAGACATCAAGGGCTACTCCAGCAGGCGTCTGAATGCTCTGGACCCGGACGAACCGGACCGCAAGCGCTGGGCCCGCCACGGCAGCACGCGTTGGCTGTGGAAGCCTCTGGAAGTGGTTGCCGCCATTCAGTACGTGGTGGAGGAGCAAGGTGCCCCGATGTCGGTCTATCGGGCAGACGAGGAAACAGAGGCGTGA
- the fabG gene encoding 3-oxoacyl-[acyl-carrier-protein] reductase, translating to MSSRIAFVTGASRGIGRACALSLASAGHKVVLAARDVQKLEAVKEEIQAAGGSASVVSLDLASEDSIKAAFAQAVQEAGPITILVNNAGITKDGLAMRMKRADWDAVLHTNLTGGFLCIQAVMQGMLKERWGRIINIASVVGESGNAGQANYVASKAGLIGLTKSLAIELGSRNVTVNAVTPGFIATDMTAVLSDEVKQKLLASIPLKRLGSAEDVAAAVKFLASEEAGYITGSVLKVNGGMYM from the coding sequence ATGTCATCCCGTATTGCATTTGTCACAGGCGCTAGCCGCGGTATCGGCCGCGCCTGCGCTTTGAGCCTGGCCTCGGCCGGGCACAAGGTCGTTCTGGCCGCTCGTGATGTTCAAAAGCTGGAAGCAGTGAAGGAGGAGATCCAGGCCGCTGGCGGATCGGCGTCGGTCGTCTCGCTCGACCTGGCGTCGGAAGATTCGATCAAGGCGGCGTTCGCGCAGGCCGTGCAGGAGGCCGGACCCATCACGATCCTCGTCAACAACGCGGGAATCACGAAGGACGGGCTCGCCATGCGCATGAAGCGGGCCGACTGGGATGCCGTGCTGCACACGAACCTGACAGGCGGATTCCTGTGCATCCAGGCCGTGATGCAGGGAATGTTGAAGGAACGCTGGGGGCGGATCATCAACATCGCGTCGGTGGTGGGGGAATCGGGCAACGCCGGACAGGCGAATTATGTGGCGTCGAAGGCGGGGCTGATCGGGTTGACCAAGTCGCTCGCCATCGAACTGGGCAGCCGGAACGTGACGGTGAATGCCGTGACTCCGGGGTTCATTGCTACCGACATGACTGCTGTTTTAAGTGATGAAGTAAAGCAGAAGCTTTTGGCGTCTATCCCGTTGAAACGGCTTGGGTCGGCGGAGGATGTGGCGGCGGCAGTGAAATTCCTGGCGAGTGAGGAGGCCGGGTATATTACGGGGTCGGTTTTGAAGGTGAACGGCGGGATGTATATGTAG
- a CDS encoding menaquinone biosynthesis decarboxylase: MAYADLREFVRTLEKAGELKRIPFEVDPYLEITEFADRAVKTGGPALLFEKPKGYSAPVLINAFASHKRMRLALECDSLDDIAGRISEMLEMRMPQGLINKLKMLPKLADMANFFPKMVDRGPCKQVIRKDNFSLKELPVLHCWPQDGGPFITLPMVFSRNPETGKRNCGMYRMQVYDDRTTGMHWQIHKQGAEHYRRLLREGKTKRMPVSVAIGADPATMYSAILPLPPDLDEMMIAGFLRNKPVEMVRCETNDLEVPANAEFVLEGYVELGETRTEGPFGDHTGFYSLEDPYPVFHVECMTHRKDPIYPTTIVGPPPMEDFFMGKAIERVFLPLMRLQLPEVRDMSMPPEGVFHNLMLISIRKSYPGHARKVMHSIWGLGQAMFSKVIVVVDEDVDVQNYSEVAWRALNNIDPQRDIEFALGPVDSLDHASRLPDFGSKMGIDATRKWPQEGFTRRWPDVIKMDPAVVQRVSDLWKKAGL; encoded by the coding sequence ATGGCTTACGCGGATTTGCGCGAATTCGTTCGCACACTGGAAAAGGCGGGAGAGCTCAAACGCATCCCATTCGAGGTCGATCCCTATCTGGAGATCACTGAGTTTGCTGATCGCGCCGTCAAGACAGGCGGGCCCGCCCTCCTGTTTGAGAAGCCCAAAGGCTACTCGGCTCCGGTCCTCATCAACGCGTTCGCCAGCCACAAGCGCATGCGCCTGGCGCTGGAGTGCGACTCGCTGGACGACATCGCCGGCCGCATCTCCGAGATGCTGGAAATGCGCATGCCGCAGGGCCTCATCAACAAACTGAAGATGCTGCCCAAGCTCGCGGACATGGCGAACTTCTTCCCCAAGATGGTCGATCGTGGTCCCTGCAAACAGGTGATTCGCAAGGACAACTTCTCGCTGAAGGAACTGCCCGTCCTGCACTGCTGGCCCCAGGACGGCGGACCGTTCATCACGCTGCCCATGGTCTTCTCCCGCAACCCGGAGACCGGCAAGCGCAACTGCGGCATGTACCGCATGCAGGTCTACGATGACCGCACCACCGGCATGCATTGGCAGATTCACAAACAGGGCGCCGAACACTACCGCCGCCTCCTGCGCGAGGGGAAGACAAAGCGAATGCCGGTCTCCGTGGCCATCGGAGCCGATCCGGCCACCATGTACTCCGCCATCCTGCCCCTGCCGCCCGACCTCGACGAAATGATGATCGCCGGCTTCCTGCGCAACAAGCCCGTCGAAATGGTGCGCTGCGAGACCAACGACCTGGAAGTGCCCGCCAACGCCGAGTTTGTCCTCGAAGGCTACGTCGAGCTGGGCGAAACCCGCACCGAGGGCCCCTTCGGCGATCACACCGGCTTCTATTCGCTGGAGGACCCCTACCCGGTCTTCCACGTCGAATGCATGACCCATCGCAAGGACCCCATCTATCCGACCACCATCGTCGGTCCGCCCCCGATGGAGGACTTCTTCATGGGCAAGGCGATCGAACGCGTCTTCCTGCCCCTGATGCGCCTGCAATTGCCTGAGGTACGAGACATGTCGATGCCGCCCGAGGGCGTGTTTCACAACCTCATGCTGATCTCGATCCGGAAGTCTTACCCAGGCCACGCGCGCAAGGTGATGCACTCCATCTGGGGTCTGGGCCAGGCCATGTTTTCCAAGGTGATCGTGGTGGTCGACGAGGATGTGGACGTCCAGAACTACAGCGAAGTCGCCTGGCGCGCGCTGAACAACATCGATCCTCAACGCGACATCGAATTTGCCCTGGGACCTGTCGATTCGCTCGACCACGCCAGCCGCCTGCCCGACTTCGGCTCCAAGATGGGCATCGACGCCACCCGCAAATGGCCGCAGGAGGGCTTCACCCGCCGCTGGCCCGATGTGATCAAGATGGATCCGGCCGTCGTCCAACGTGTAAGCGACCTATGGAAGAAAGCCGGCCTTTGA
- a CDS encoding NTP/NDP exchange transporter, producing the protein MSTAVIPAVRRSWVDRLMALATEVRAGEGAAALLLALNVFLLLGSYYLLKTVREALILSESGAEVKSYASAGQALLLLFVIPAYGALASRMNRIKLITWTSLFFAGNLVLFYLAGQAGIREGVVFYLWLGIYNNFVIAQFWAFANDIYTEDQGKRLFPVIGIGSSLGAWLGAEAAKYSIGIFGPYPTMLVVAVVLVLCVLMTRVSNNWAVSGSAAQQRSAAKPLSSDGGFELIFHDRYLLLIATLVLLLNIVNSTGEFLLGKLVTAEAIKHVGAGAALAAARGKYIGQFYGEFFGAVNLLGLLMQVFLASRVLKYLGVRGALFILPIIAFGAYGLLLVYPALAVVRMVKILENSTDYSIQSTTKQALFLLTSREAKYKAKTAIDTFVVRMGDMLQAALVFTGTKFALGLQSFAAVTMVMTVLWLTVAGLIFKEHLALEARQRKIHGPSV; encoded by the coding sequence ATGAGTACGGCGGTAATCCCGGCGGTACGCCGGTCCTGGGTGGACCGGTTGATGGCGCTGGCGACAGAGGTACGGGCCGGCGAAGGCGCCGCGGCGCTGCTGCTGGCGCTGAACGTATTCCTGTTGCTGGGCTCCTACTACCTGTTGAAAACGGTGCGCGAGGCGCTGATTCTCAGCGAAAGCGGCGCGGAGGTAAAAAGCTACGCTTCCGCCGGCCAGGCGCTGCTGCTGCTGTTTGTGATTCCCGCCTATGGCGCGCTGGCGTCGCGGATGAACCGCATCAAGCTTATCACCTGGACTTCGCTGTTTTTCGCCGGCAACCTGGTGCTGTTCTACCTGGCTGGTCAGGCCGGAATTCGCGAGGGCGTGGTTTTCTACCTCTGGCTGGGCATCTACAACAATTTCGTGATTGCCCAGTTCTGGGCGTTTGCCAATGACATTTACACAGAGGACCAGGGCAAGCGGCTGTTCCCGGTGATCGGGATTGGAAGTTCGCTGGGCGCGTGGCTGGGCGCGGAGGCGGCGAAGTACTCGATCGGGATCTTCGGCCCGTACCCGACCATGCTGGTGGTGGCCGTGGTGCTGGTGCTGTGCGTGCTGATGACGCGGGTCAGCAACAACTGGGCGGTGAGCGGCAGCGCGGCGCAACAGCGATCGGCGGCCAAGCCGCTGAGCTCCGACGGGGGCTTCGAGCTGATTTTCCACGACCGCTATCTGCTGCTAATCGCGACGCTGGTGCTGCTGCTGAACATCGTCAACAGCACGGGTGAATTCCTGCTGGGCAAACTGGTGACGGCCGAGGCGATCAAGCACGTGGGAGCCGGTGCGGCGCTGGCGGCCGCTCGCGGCAAGTACATCGGGCAGTTCTATGGCGAGTTTTTCGGAGCAGTGAACCTATTGGGCCTGTTGATGCAAGTCTTCCTGGCCTCGCGGGTGCTGAAGTACCTGGGCGTGCGCGGGGCGCTGTTCATCCTGCCCATCATCGCGTTTGGGGCGTACGGCCTGCTGCTGGTCTACCCGGCGCTCGCCGTTGTGCGCATGGTCAAGATCCTGGAGAACAGTACGGACTATTCGATTCAGAGCACGACCAAACAGGCGCTGTTCCTGTTGACCAGCCGCGAGGCGAAGTACAAAGCGAAGACGGCCATCGACACGTTTGTCGTGCGCATGGGCGACATGCTGCAGGCCGCGCTGGTGTTCACGGGTACGAAGTTCGCGCTAGGGCTGCAGAGCTTCGCGGCGGTGACGATGGTGATGACTGTGTTGTGGCTGACGGTGGCGGGCCTGATCTTCAAGGAACATCTGGCGCTGGAAGCACGGCAGCGGAAGATTCACGGGCCATCCGTTTAG
- a CDS encoding metallophosphoesterase, whose amino-acid sequence MLIAWGTTEGGGRNTIGRGSKPMGNAVLRLNGDHAVTGRNWEEVGGLTPDTAYPYEVLINGKRIGGGMVRTLPERATVLNFFVIGDYGTGDLNQLEVAKVMWREYQRLDAAGKHVRFVITNGDNIYARKMFGVPTRRGTGNDDAHWESRFFLPYKPLIESIPFYPSLGNHDGNESESTRDLPVYLDNFFFPGNVPARYYTFSVPGLADFFALDTTRSVAPNWPVPGFDVRSVQYQWLKKTLAASSAPWKIAYGHHPPFTAGPNHPASYNDLLPFMNLFRDNRVAAYFCGHEHNFQLATPHPEMGKAIMILSGAGGELRAGDVRNRMKASGIAAWADTVHFLSVEIEGDEMRITPISPYPMQIKDPEGHEIPLPILVRKP is encoded by the coding sequence GTGCTCATCGCCTGGGGGACCACCGAAGGTGGCGGCCGCAACACCATAGGCCGGGGCTCCAAGCCGATGGGTAACGCCGTATTGCGGCTCAACGGCGACCACGCGGTCACCGGACGCAACTGGGAAGAGGTGGGCGGACTGACTCCGGACACCGCCTACCCCTACGAGGTCCTCATCAATGGCAAACGCATCGGCGGCGGCATGGTTCGCACCCTGCCCGAGCGGGCCACCGTCCTGAATTTCTTCGTCATCGGCGACTACGGCACCGGCGACCTGAATCAGTTGGAAGTAGCCAAAGTGATGTGGCGCGAATACCAGCGCCTGGACGCTGCCGGCAAGCACGTTCGGTTCGTCATCACCAACGGCGACAACATCTACGCCCGAAAAATGTTCGGCGTGCCGACGCGCCGCGGCACCGGCAACGACGACGCGCATTGGGAGAGCCGTTTCTTCCTTCCGTATAAGCCGCTGATCGAGAGCATCCCCTTCTACCCCAGCCTCGGCAACCACGACGGCAACGAATCGGAATCGACCCGCGACCTGCCCGTCTACCTCGACAACTTCTTCTTCCCCGGCAATGTCCCGGCGCGTTACTACACCTTTTCCGTACCCGGCCTGGCCGATTTCTTCGCCCTCGATACCACCCGCAGCGTCGCGCCCAACTGGCCTGTGCCGGGCTTTGACGTCCGCTCAGTCCAATACCAATGGTTGAAGAAGACCCTGGCGGCTTCCTCCGCGCCCTGGAAGATCGCCTACGGCCACCACCCGCCCTTCACCGCCGGCCCCAATCACCCGGCCTCCTACAACGACCTGCTGCCGTTCATGAACCTCTTCCGCGACAATCGCGTGGCGGCCTACTTCTGCGGGCACGAACACAACTTCCAACTCGCCACGCCCCACCCCGAAATGGGCAAGGCGATCATGATCCTCTCGGGAGCGGGCGGGGAACTCCGAGCCGGCGATGTCCGCAACCGCATGAAAGCCTCCGGCATCGCGGCCTGGGCCGATACCGTCCACTTCCTCAGCGTGGAAATCGAGGGAGACGAGATGCGCATCACCCCAATCTCCCCCTATCCCATGCAAATCAAGGACCCCGAAGGCCACGAAATCCCCCTGCCGATCCTAGTCCGCAAACCCTAA